A genomic region of Caldicellulosiruptor acetigenus contains the following coding sequences:
- a CDS encoding mannose-1-phosphate guanylyltransferase, producing MDWACILSGGAGVRLWPKSRKTFPKQFLQIIGDKSFLEMTYDRVKRIIPPEKIHIVTHINYREHLRMLLSNVKDENLIFEPEQKETLACVSLACIHILKKDPDSVLGIFPSDHFISKTDKFESAIKKGYEIAKKGHIVCFGITPTRADINYGYIKLGRELEKGVFTAERFVEKPDAKRARYLVKSKYFWNSGIYIFKASVFLKELKRYMPHYYDIFMRIFSSIFTESYVDELKKGYKLLDKISVDKAIMEKTKRLVVLTADFEWDDVGSWSAFERILTKDENENVVKAEAITHETKNCIIFSNKFVIALGIKDTILISVDDAILVCHKSKEREIKEIIQTIALNEKYKKYL from the coding sequence GGTGATAAAAGCTTCCTCGAAATGACTTATGACAGGGTAAAGAGAATAATACCTCCAGAGAAAATTCATATAGTCACCCATATAAACTATCGTGAACATCTCAGGATGCTTCTTTCAAATGTGAAAGATGAGAATTTGATTTTTGAACCTGAGCAGAAAGAGACACTTGCGTGCGTAAGCTTGGCGTGTATTCATATTTTGAAAAAGGACCCAGATAGTGTTTTGGGAATTTTTCCTTCTGACCATTTCATATCTAAAACAGACAAATTTGAAAGTGCCATCAAAAAAGGTTATGAGATTGCCAAAAAGGGCCATATAGTTTGTTTTGGAATTACTCCAACCCGAGCTGATATAAACTACGGATATATCAAGCTTGGAAGGGAGCTTGAAAAGGGAGTATTTACAGCAGAACGGTTTGTTGAAAAACCTGATGCAAAGAGGGCAAGGTATTTAGTGAAATCGAAATACTTTTGGAACAGTGGCATTTACATTTTCAAAGCTTCTGTATTTTTGAAAGAACTAAAAAGATACATGCCCCACTACTATGATATTTTTATGAGAATATTTTCTTCAATTTTCACCGAGAGTTACGTTGATGAGCTGAAAAAAGGGTATAAACTTTTAGATAAGATTTCGGTAGACAAGGCAATTATGGAAAAGACAAAAAGACTTGTTGTTTTGACCGCTGATTTTGAATGGGACGATGTTGGCAGCTGGTCTGCGTTTGAAAGGATTTTAACAAAAGATGAAAATGAAAATGTTGTCAAGGCAGAAGCTATAACACATGAAACGAAAAACTGCATAATTTTTTCAAATAAATTTGTAATAGCTCTTGGGATAAAAGACACTATTCTCATCTCGGTTGACGATGCAATTCTTGTCTGTCACAAGTCAAAGGAAAGAGAGATTAAGGAGATAATTCAAACCATAGCACTAAACGAAAAGTATAAAAAGTATTTGTAA